In Primulina huaijiensis isolate GDHJ02 chromosome 6, ASM1229523v2, whole genome shotgun sequence, a single window of DNA contains:
- the LOC140979577 gene encoding outer envelope protein 61, with amino-acid sequence MFNGMMDPEMMKMAQEQMSRMSPADFARIQQQMMSNPELIRMASESMQSLRPEDFKFAADRLKHTRPEEMAEIGERMARTSPDELASMRSRMDAQVSYEINAAEMLKKQGNELHNQGKFQDALQKYTRAKNNLKEVPTSKSRNVLLACSLNMMSCYLKTEQYDECIGEGTEVLENDAKNVKALYRRGQAHKELGQLGDAVFDLRKALEVSPGDETIAEVLRDAEERLAKEGDKHPSRGLIIEEITEEVSISSEKHEKPALTQQEAHQGSTIQTKKLQKPQSKTEYLDALKDDPESIRSFQNFISQTDPETLAAINGGKVEGLSPDMVKTAANVIGKMSPEELQRMFQLASYFEGDHANFETGYPFSPGSVPPDLSPDMLNTATKMMSKMSPEELQKMFDTASSMKGNQGSPSSSTPLHSYPGSAPPSMTPEMIKMATDMMNKMSPEEHKKMFDIASSLRGQDMSSSTADLSTSRGNFNVNDNDVGESSSSQGLRAGSTPQLSFSGSSADLQEQMKNQMKDPAMRQMLTSMMANMSPEMMANMSEQFGFKLSREDAERAQQAMSSLSPDTLDTMMKWADRIQRGVQGARKTKNWLLGKPGMVLAVLMLLLAVILHWFGFIGR; translated from the exons ATGTTTAACGGAATGATGGATCCGGAGATGATGAAGATGGCTCAGGAGCAGATGAGTCGCATGTCGCCGGCTGATTTCGCTCGGATTCAGCAGCAG ATGATGTCAAATCCCGAGTTGATAAGGATGGCTTCCGAAAGCATGCAGAGCTTAAGGCCTGAAGACTTCAAGTTTGCTGCTGATAGATTGAAACATACTCGCCCAGAAGAGATGGCCGAGATTGGTGAGAGAATGGCGAGAACTTCACCTGATGAACTAGCTTCAATGCGTTCCCGGATGGATGCTCAGGTGTCCTATGAAATTAATGCTGCTGAAATGCTGAAAAAACAG GGTAATGAACTTCACAATCAGGGCAAGTTCCAAGATGCCTTGCAGAAATATACGCGT GCAAAAAATAACCTTAAAGAAGTTCCCACATCAAAAAGCAGGAATGTTCTATTAGCGTGCTCTCTCAATATGATGTCTTGTTACTTGAAAACCGAGCAGTATGATGAATGTATTGGAGAAGGAACTGAG GTTTTGGAGAACGATGCGAAGAATGTCAAAGCCCTTTATAGAAGGGGTCAAGCACACAAGGAATTGGGGCAACTAGGA GATGCTGTGTTTGACTTAAGAAAGGCACTTGAAGTTTCTCCAGGGGATGAAACTATTGCAGAAGTCTTAAG GGATGCTGAGGAGAGATTGGCCAAAGAAGGAGATAAGCATCCTTCACGAg GGTTAATTATTGAAGAAATAACTGAAGAAGTAAGTATCTCATCTGAAAAACATGAGAAGCCTGCGCTAACTCAACAAGAAGCCCATCAAGGCAGTACAATTCAGACCAAGAAACTTCAGAAACCTCAATCAAAAACAGAATATTTGGATGCTCTAAAAGATGACCCAGAATCTATCAG ATCCTTCCAGAACTTTATTTCTCAAACAGATCCTGAAACCTTGGCTGCCATAAATGGTGGAAAAGTTGAAGGTTTATCTCCTGATATGGTGAAGACTGCTGCAAATGTTATTGGCAAGATGTCTCCTGAAGAACTTCAAAGAATGTTCCAGTTAGCTTCGTATTTCGAAGGAGATCATGCAAATTTCGAAACCGGTTATCCTTTTAGCCCTGGATCAGTTCCACCAGACCTATCACCTGACATGCTCAATACAGCAACCAAAATGATGAGTAAAATGTCACCGGAAGAACTTCAAAAGATGTTTGATACGGCGTCCTCTATGAAGGGTAATCAGGGGTCACCATCATCATCGACACCTTTACATAGTTATCCTGGGTCAGCTCCACCAAGTATGACACCTGAAATGATTAAGATGGCAACAGATATGATGAACAAAATGTCACCTGAAGAACACAAAAAAATGTTTGACATTGCATCATCTTTGAGAGGGCAAGATATGTCATCATCAACAGCCGACCTTTCCACATCTCGAGGAAATTTCAATGTAAATGACAATGATGTGGGTGAAAGTAGTTCCTCTCAAGGTTTGCGTGCAGGAAGCACTCCTCAATTAAGCTTCTCAGGTTCCAGTGCTGATCTGcaggaacaaatgaaaaaccaAATGAAAGATCCAGCTATGCGACAG ATGCTCACATCAATGATGGCAAACATGAGTCCTGAAATGATGGCAAACATGAGTGAACAATTTGGATTTAAACTTTCCCGTGAAGATGCAGAGAGAGCTCAACAGGCCATGTCATCTTTGTCCCCAGATACGTTGGATACAATG ATGAAATGGGCAGATAGGATTCAACGAGGCGTACAAGGTGCGAGAAAGACCAAGAATTGGCTTCTAGGAAAACCTGGTATGGTTTTGGCTGTACTTATGCTTCTTTTAGCAGTCATCCTGCACTGGTTTGGCTTCATTGGTCGATAA